Proteins encoded in a region of the Candidatus Moanabacter tarae genome:
- the ybeY gene encoding Endoribonuclease YbeY, protein MQELKSTKHLIEIANRSNRLQFSPLEVKELFAFLEKQSEFQVPSGTLSIAFLKDQEHTRIHQEYMDNSSSTDVITFPGDPDMGLSGEICVSVDFAEKSAQFHKKSFDEEITLYLLHGWLHLSGFDDRGEAASKKMSQIQNKVFSRIQNARLVPKFHLKEGNE, encoded by the coding sequence ATGCAGGAATTGAAAAGCACGAAGCATCTTATCGAGATCGCGAATCGGTCTAATCGTCTACAGTTCTCTCCTCTAGAGGTTAAAGAACTATTCGCTTTCTTAGAAAAACAGTCCGAGTTTCAAGTGCCTTCAGGTACACTTTCGATTGCCTTCCTTAAGGATCAAGAGCACACCAGAATTCATCAAGAATACATGGATAATTCTAGTTCAACCGATGTCATAACTTTTCCTGGCGATCCGGACATGGGTTTGAGTGGTGAAATTTGTGTCTCAGTCGACTTCGCCGAAAAATCCGCTCAGTTTCATAAGAAATCCTTTGATGAGGAAATCACTCTCTATCTACTTCACGGGTGGCTTCATCTATCCGGATTCGATGATCGAGGAGAAGCTGCTTCAAAAAAAATGAGCCAAATTCAGAATAAAGTTTTCTCTCGAATACAGAACGCAAGATTGGTTCCGAAATTCCACCTTAAGGAAGGTAATGAATGA
- the hprK gene encoding HPr kinase/phosphorylase, which translates to MKPRPKIVNSISVEDFYNSFKEPLRLKLVAGQEGMKSVIRDRSVNRPSLCLAGSFKHFGAKRVQLFGAGDMGFMRELSQERQQEILHEMVARKIPCIIVSRNLVPSHVMFQVANKHGVPLLRSALTSHEFTTNAVLLMEDKFAPCSSEHGTMMDVKGIGTLIRGGSGIGKSECALGLIEKGHSLVADDLVYIRLIKEIGLMARSSDLNRGYMECRGLGIINVADIFGVRAIRLEKKIDLVVSLIEWESDMAEERTGLDQSFYKILGTGVPEIQLTVRPGRDLAHLVEIAAMVHALKGIGHHGAQEFNDQLMQRMIKV; encoded by the coding sequence ATGAAGCCAAGACCTAAGATTGTAAATAGCATCTCCGTAGAGGACTTTTATAACTCTTTTAAGGAGCCCCTTAGACTTAAGCTTGTGGCCGGACAAGAAGGCATGAAATCGGTTATACGTGATCGAAGTGTAAACCGACCATCTCTTTGTTTAGCTGGTTCATTTAAACATTTTGGGGCTAAGCGGGTTCAGCTTTTTGGAGCTGGCGATATGGGTTTTATGCGAGAATTGAGCCAGGAGAGGCAGCAAGAAATTCTTCATGAAATGGTAGCCAGGAAAATTCCCTGCATTATTGTCTCGCGAAATCTTGTTCCCTCTCATGTGATGTTCCAGGTCGCAAACAAGCATGGAGTCCCCCTTCTGCGTTCGGCTCTGACGTCCCACGAGTTTACTACCAATGCCGTTCTGCTTATGGAGGACAAATTTGCACCATGCAGTTCCGAACATGGAACAATGATGGATGTTAAGGGGATTGGGACTTTAATTCGTGGAGGTAGCGGAATCGGGAAGAGTGAGTGTGCTCTCGGTCTAATTGAGAAAGGTCATAGCTTGGTCGCCGATGATCTTGTCTATATCAGGCTTATTAAAGAGATCGGCTTGATGGCTAGGAGTTCCGATTTGAATCGTGGTTACATGGAATGCCGTGGATTAGGAATTATTAATGTAGCCGATATTTTTGGTGTTCGCGCCATACGCCTTGAAAAAAAAATCGACCTAGTTGTCTCATTGATCGAGTGGGAGTCGGATATGGCTGAAGAGAGAACTGGCTTGGATCAAAGCTTCTATAAGATTCTAGGGACCGGTGTCCCAGAAATTCAGCTTACTGTTCGTCCTGGTCGAGATCTTGCTCATCTCGTTGAGATTGCAGCCATGGTTCACGCATTAAAGGGAATTGGTCATCATGGTGCGCAGGAATTTAATGATCAGCTGATGCAGAGAATGATAAAAGTATGA
- the pgpH gene encoding Cyclic-di-AMP phosphodiesterase PgpH, with protein MAFSKRRKTQPSGVPRRKREEADNLSSNRLLNLKVVVYSLVFLVFSGLLIFVCFIGLSPAGPQLIAKQPARVRVVAEIPFVYESKVLTEQLIQQRKKRVPPVYRINLAPYSQFEEYIHRFSKDLKELEKTLTGLESEKHTARIKAFALEIEPRNPYNVTAEDVVVLLSEANPENRDTVIKEGLTILREIFLEGIYDLEHSIIEAGAGNLSFFNIHKDSGHITQVEVQSEEDALRYLRINLAALDVSRELSVALYRLLRKGLRPNLIYDQTKSDEKINQVISSVDPVTIRVVEGDTIIEPGVKVSKLDLEKRAAYLQSLKTAPHLTIAFSTLLWERLLLTIAIMLSGGLFVKISGISLPILRQQFLLCGTVIITNLAIVRLILELGEAYTLGRFGIDLTAVIPYLAPAAFGPILITILTGPGSGIFAAIMVSLFNGLMQGNSIPIFLVSLLSCLFAIYYCRDVQVRTKVVRAGAISGLSVAVCVLFLGLRDALDPVIISNQIIVGLTMGIVTGIAVVGFLPILEHLFHLTTNISLLELTDFNHPLLRRMQVSAPGSYHHSLMVANLSENAALGIGANPLVCRVCSLFHDIGKTVKPEYFTENQNQTTNPHLKKNPSMSALVIKSHVKEGVHLAEQSKLPMLIIDVILQHHGTTLIQYFYYKALREKEKQRTPPLFPGAPKIDIDEVNESTYRYDGPKPNFKESAIIFFADSIEAASRSLPKITSQSIDELLERIFQERIDDNQLEDCPLTFEEIKEIKRRFSFTLLNMLHARIEYPTNTEDSKLENEPPTKQKGATRTKPNRS; from the coding sequence ATGGCCTTTTCAAAAAGAAGGAAAACCCAACCGAGCGGGGTGCCCCGGCGAAAAAGAGAGGAGGCAGACAACTTGTCATCTAACAGATTGCTTAACCTGAAAGTGGTGGTTTACAGCCTCGTGTTCCTTGTTTTTTCTGGGCTCCTTATCTTCGTTTGCTTTATTGGGCTATCTCCAGCCGGTCCGCAGCTTATCGCCAAACAACCAGCCCGCGTCCGTGTTGTAGCAGAAATTCCCTTCGTCTACGAGAGTAAAGTCCTCACTGAGCAGCTCATTCAGCAAAGGAAAAAAAGGGTTCCGCCTGTATACCGTATCAATCTAGCCCCCTATAGCCAATTTGAAGAATACATTCATCGATTTAGCAAGGACCTCAAAGAATTAGAAAAAACCCTGACTGGCCTTGAATCTGAGAAACATACCGCCCGCATTAAAGCTTTTGCACTAGAAATCGAGCCAAGAAACCCATACAACGTAACAGCTGAGGATGTTGTCGTTCTCCTTAGTGAAGCCAATCCGGAAAACAGGGATACCGTGATCAAGGAAGGGCTGACAATCCTTCGAGAAATATTCTTAGAAGGCATTTACGATTTAGAGCACTCGATCATTGAAGCAGGTGCCGGGAATCTGAGCTTCTTTAACATACACAAGGACTCTGGGCATATTACCCAAGTTGAAGTGCAGTCCGAAGAGGATGCCCTACGTTATCTTCGAATCAACCTTGCAGCCCTTGATGTCTCCCGTGAACTCTCCGTCGCACTCTATCGATTGCTTCGTAAGGGACTAAGACCCAACCTGATATACGACCAAACTAAGAGCGATGAAAAAATAAACCAGGTGATTTCAAGCGTCGATCCCGTTACCATTCGCGTTGTAGAAGGCGATACGATTATCGAGCCTGGAGTAAAGGTCTCTAAACTGGATCTCGAGAAACGGGCCGCTTACTTGCAAAGCCTAAAAACAGCACCGCATCTAACTATAGCATTCAGCACCCTCCTCTGGGAACGCCTCCTCTTAACCATTGCAATTATGTTATCTGGAGGGCTCTTTGTCAAAATATCAGGGATCAGCCTTCCAATACTACGGCAACAGTTTCTCCTCTGTGGCACGGTAATAATAACAAACCTGGCTATTGTCCGTCTCATACTTGAACTGGGGGAAGCCTACACGTTAGGTAGATTTGGCATTGATCTCACAGCTGTGATTCCATACCTAGCACCTGCCGCATTCGGTCCAATTTTGATTACCATTTTAACGGGACCAGGCTCGGGGATTTTCGCAGCGATTATGGTAAGTCTCTTCAACGGTCTCATGCAGGGGAACTCCATTCCCATATTTCTCGTTTCTCTCCTCTCTTGTCTTTTCGCAATCTATTATTGCCGCGATGTCCAGGTAAGGACGAAAGTCGTACGGGCAGGCGCTATTTCAGGCCTCAGCGTTGCCGTATGTGTATTATTTCTCGGGCTTCGCGATGCTCTTGACCCTGTCATCATAAGTAATCAAATCATCGTCGGCCTCACCATGGGGATCGTTACTGGAATTGCAGTAGTTGGATTTCTGCCCATTCTTGAGCACCTCTTTCATTTGACTACCAACATCTCCCTCCTTGAGCTCACAGACTTTAACCACCCGCTCTTGCGTCGAATGCAAGTTTCAGCACCCGGAAGCTACCATCATAGTCTAATGGTTGCTAATCTTTCCGAAAATGCCGCCCTAGGAATCGGCGCAAACCCGCTAGTTTGTCGAGTCTGTTCACTTTTTCACGACATTGGGAAAACTGTTAAACCTGAATACTTCACGGAGAACCAGAACCAAACGACAAATCCCCATCTGAAAAAAAACCCTTCTATGAGTGCACTTGTAATCAAAAGTCATGTAAAGGAAGGGGTTCACCTGGCGGAACAATCAAAACTACCCATGTTGATCATTGATGTAATTCTGCAGCATCACGGAACAACTCTTATTCAGTATTTTTACTACAAAGCATTGAGGGAAAAAGAGAAACAAAGAACACCGCCCCTTTTTCCTGGTGCTCCTAAAATTGATATCGATGAAGTCAACGAAAGTACCTACCGTTACGATGGGCCTAAGCCCAACTTCAAAGAAAGTGCGATTATTTTCTTCGCCGACTCAATTGAGGCCGCCAGCCGGAGTTTACCTAAAATCACTTCCCAGTCAATTGACGAACTCCTGGAAAGGATTTTCCAAGAAAGAATTGACGACAACCAGCTTGAAGATTGTCCGTTAACCTTCGAAGAAATAAAGGAAATAAAAAGACGCTTCTCTTTCACTCTTCTGAATATGCTTCACGCTAGAATTGAGTACCCAACTAATACAGAAGACTCGAAACTGGAAAACGAGCCCCCTACAAAACAGAAAGGAGCGACTAGGACCAAGCCAAACCGTTCTTAG
- the ligA gene encoding DNA ligase yields MLDGNTASRIVFLRSKIKRYDEIYFRAAQQGTQPEISDQDYDNLKSELAELEERNPKLKTDDSPTQNVGDDRLEGFKTYIHRQPMLSLDNTYNKEELFDFERRLQRILGPKKLIYVIEPKIDGVAVSLTYEKGSLKRAVTRGNGAEGDDITASVSHIEDLPRTLIGPKAPEIIEIRGEIYMTLEEFKRINRERAARGKPLFTNPRNFAAGSVKLLDQNVARERKLEIVLYAMGSCEPQMFETQVSFQEALRSWAMPVVEQYWLAHGIEQAWVSIKELDQRRHKFRYATDGAVIKLNDTERQSLAGSTAKAPRWAIAYKFAAEQAATRLRAITVQVGRTGRLTPVAELDPLDLAGTTVSRASLHNAEEISRKDIRVGDTVVVEKAGEIIPAIIQVITENRPEDSQPFDLLEHLNGVCPSCGEPIHRLEGFVDYSCVNFQCTAQVTSRIEFFASRRALNIESLGGIVAEKIVENFHINSPVDLFDLEEVQLSKLNLGTENSPHQFGPKNAAKIVEALHRSRNLPLSRWLYGFGIPYVGEAKAKEISKLHKNLKSTAKSKVLHTIVALSRLKEERNAISPNSRKTPPKSEPEREERKIRFHNLGKEILELEQSLDELPPASEIGPVSAQNTIRFFESGFGTELIHRLMVHGINPHSDNYLKLDSDNSRLLEGKTFVLTGTLPSFTRDETKAIIEQAGGKILSSVTKATDYLVAGESPGSKLGKATMLNIKILNESGLLSLLNKL; encoded by the coding sequence ATGCTTGATGGTAATACTGCGTCTCGAATTGTCTTCCTCAGGAGTAAAATCAAGCGATATGACGAAATCTATTTTCGGGCAGCTCAACAAGGTACCCAACCCGAAATTTCCGATCAGGATTACGATAATCTGAAATCTGAATTGGCAGAATTGGAGGAAAGGAATCCTAAACTTAAAACGGACGATTCTCCGACCCAAAATGTGGGTGACGATCGGCTTGAAGGATTTAAAACTTATATACACCGGCAACCGATGCTGAGCCTGGACAACACCTACAATAAAGAGGAACTCTTTGACTTCGAAAGACGACTTCAAAGGATCCTCGGTCCAAAGAAGCTAATTTATGTAATAGAACCCAAGATCGACGGGGTAGCGGTCAGTCTCACCTATGAGAAAGGATCGTTAAAGAGGGCAGTAACTCGCGGGAACGGAGCCGAAGGAGACGATATTACGGCAAGTGTTAGCCATATTGAGGATCTGCCTCGAACACTTATAGGGCCCAAAGCGCCTGAAATCATTGAAATTCGCGGTGAAATCTATATGACTCTTGAGGAATTCAAGCGAATCAACAGGGAACGTGCTGCAAGAGGAAAACCTCTATTTACCAATCCTAGGAATTTCGCTGCAGGGTCAGTAAAACTGCTCGATCAGAATGTCGCCCGAGAACGGAAACTTGAGATTGTCCTATACGCAATGGGCTCGTGCGAACCCCAAATGTTCGAGACTCAAGTCAGCTTCCAAGAAGCATTGAGATCTTGGGCAATGCCAGTGGTGGAACAATACTGGCTCGCTCATGGGATCGAGCAGGCATGGGTCAGCATAAAAGAACTAGACCAACGGCGCCATAAATTTCGCTATGCCACCGACGGTGCGGTCATCAAACTCAACGACACCGAAAGACAATCCCTTGCCGGCTCAACCGCAAAAGCCCCCAGATGGGCTATAGCTTATAAATTTGCTGCCGAACAAGCCGCAACACGCTTACGAGCCATTACTGTACAGGTGGGACGGACCGGACGACTAACTCCTGTCGCAGAACTTGATCCTTTAGATCTAGCTGGAACAACGGTGTCGAGAGCATCCCTGCATAATGCAGAAGAAATATCAAGGAAGGACATCCGAGTTGGGGACACAGTAGTGGTCGAGAAAGCTGGTGAAATCATTCCGGCAATTATCCAAGTGATAACCGAGAATAGGCCGGAGGATTCTCAGCCCTTTGATCTCCTGGAACACTTGAACGGAGTTTGTCCCTCCTGTGGGGAACCCATCCATCGTCTAGAGGGATTTGTTGATTATAGTTGCGTCAATTTTCAGTGCACTGCTCAAGTGACCAGCCGCATAGAATTTTTTGCCAGTCGTAGAGCACTTAATATTGAAAGCCTTGGCGGCATCGTAGCGGAAAAAATTGTTGAAAACTTCCATATTAATTCGCCAGTCGACCTCTTCGATTTGGAAGAGGTCCAGCTCTCAAAACTTAATCTGGGAACAGAAAATTCTCCGCACCAATTTGGTCCTAAAAATGCGGCCAAAATAGTAGAGGCCTTACACCGTTCGAGAAATCTTCCGCTCTCTCGTTGGCTCTACGGTTTTGGTATTCCCTATGTGGGTGAGGCTAAAGCCAAAGAGATATCCAAATTGCACAAGAATCTGAAATCAACTGCAAAATCAAAGGTCCTGCATACGATTGTCGCTCTCTCCCGGTTGAAGGAGGAAAGGAACGCCATTTCTCCGAATTCCCGAAAAACCCCACCAAAGTCAGAACCAGAAAGGGAGGAACGGAAGATTAGATTCCACAACCTTGGAAAAGAAATTCTGGAACTCGAGCAATCCTTGGATGAACTGCCTCCAGCATCCGAGATTGGACCCGTATCCGCCCAAAATACAATCCGCTTTTTCGAATCCGGATTTGGCACTGAACTCATCCATAGACTTATGGTACATGGAATCAACCCGCATAGCGACAATTACCTGAAACTGGATTCAGACAATTCCCGCCTTCTCGAGGGAAAAACGTTCGTTCTAACTGGAACTCTCCCTTCCTTTACTCGAGACGAGACAAAAGCAATAATCGAGCAAGCGGGAGGAAAAATATTATCTTCGGTAACCAAAGCGACCGACTACCTTGTAGCCGGAGAGTCACCAGGTTCAAAACTCGGGAAAGCTACAATGCTAAACATAAAGATCCTCAACGAATCCGGACTACTGAGCCTGCTAAACAAACTTTAG
- a CDS encoding PhoH-like protein, translating into MPEKRIHFQNPRVLSQLYCDDENNLALVENTLQVKLVTRDGSLKIEGPSDAIQNTETLFETLRNGRSQGLTIRNTDFQNMVKAIASGNGQEIQDLFTKPVTIQIRNRSIVPRTINQKKYVQSMSETEIVFGIGPAGTGKTYLAMATAIDALLKEEVEKLILTRPAVEAGEALGFLPGDLQEKIQPYLRPLYDAMNDIIGHELSQKLLERGVIEIAPLAYMRGRTLSNAFIILDEAQNTTPEQMMMFLTRMGDRSRTVVTGDITQIDLPQQKHSGLKQAIHVLGGIPGITFLYLHKSDVVRHPLVQEIIEAYADYSQSDQS; encoded by the coding sequence ATGCCTGAAAAACGAATTCATTTTCAAAACCCACGTGTCCTCAGTCAGCTGTATTGTGACGACGAGAACAATCTCGCATTGGTTGAGAATACACTTCAGGTGAAATTGGTTACCAGAGACGGTTCGCTCAAAATAGAGGGGCCGTCAGATGCGATACAAAACACTGAAACCCTCTTCGAAACACTTCGAAACGGACGCTCACAGGGGCTAACTATCAGGAATACAGACTTTCAGAACATGGTGAAAGCGATAGCGTCTGGTAACGGTCAGGAAATTCAGGATCTCTTCACAAAGCCCGTAACTATTCAGATTAGGAACCGAAGCATCGTTCCCAGGACGATCAATCAAAAAAAATACGTCCAGTCTATGTCGGAAACAGAGATCGTCTTTGGGATTGGCCCTGCAGGAACAGGAAAGACTTATCTCGCTATGGCAACAGCAATCGATGCTCTGTTAAAAGAGGAAGTAGAAAAGTTGATCTTGACACGCCCGGCGGTTGAAGCCGGTGAAGCTCTTGGATTCTTACCAGGCGATCTCCAAGAGAAAATCCAACCCTACCTCCGACCCCTTTATGACGCCATGAACGATATTATAGGGCATGAGCTTTCACAAAAGCTCCTCGAGCGTGGTGTTATAGAGATTGCCCCCCTAGCCTACATGAGAGGTCGTACGCTTTCAAATGCATTCATTATTCTCGACGAGGCACAAAATACCACCCCAGAACAGATGATGATGTTTTTGACTCGTATGGGAGATCGTAGCCGAACTGTTGTTACAGGTGATATCACGCAAATTGATCTGCCGCAGCAAAAACATTCCGGCCTAAAACAGGCGATTCATGTTCTTGGTGGAATTCCCGGAATCACGTTTCTCTACCTGCATAAAAGTGATGTTGTACGACATCCTTTGGTTCAAGAAATTATTGAAGCTTACGCAGACTATTCTCAGTCGGATCAATCGTAA
- the dnaA gene encoding Chromosomal replication initiator protein DnaA translates to MKEDIWSSVKTEFRSLFPEEVYDSWFENLDSINTDDKDTLMLGTSNEFAAIWIQDNYLDLINQKVRLAAGRAMQVIIEVTGEGNEDRRAIVEPRIKNKHRSGTVIESDRSLLNPRNTFENFIIGSGNQLAHAASVAVADSPAKAYNPLFLYGETGLGKTHLMHAISHCILDRNPSTSIVYVSCEKFTNEFIRAIQENTLVNFRKFYRNVEVLLIDDIHFLAGKERIQEEFFHTFNELFESQRQVCLSSDRPAGEISHLQNRLVSRFQWGMVTDIQAPDFETRLAILRKKANTQNYQIPNEILEFMAERITRNVRRMEGALISVAHYAKLMDQPLNIEIVEGLLQHLLQEDAQNKVTVEKIQKRVVDFFNLRQSDMVSKRRPSNIAFPRQIAMYLSRLLTNNSLQEIGESFGGRDHGTVIHACKTVENMMEQDETVSRNVDFLANQLSQQNT, encoded by the coding sequence ATGAAGGAAGATATTTGGAGTTCGGTAAAAACGGAATTTAGATCGTTATTTCCCGAAGAGGTGTATGATTCCTGGTTTGAGAATCTCGACAGTATCAACACGGATGATAAGGATACTCTCATGCTCGGGACCTCAAACGAATTTGCCGCCATCTGGATTCAGGATAACTACCTCGATCTCATAAATCAAAAGGTTAGATTGGCAGCGGGTAGGGCGATGCAAGTTATAATAGAGGTCACGGGCGAAGGCAATGAAGATAGGAGAGCCATAGTAGAGCCGCGAATAAAGAATAAACATCGGTCGGGTACAGTAATCGAATCTGACCGATCATTGCTTAATCCTCGAAATACCTTTGAAAACTTCATCATTGGGTCAGGAAATCAGCTGGCTCATGCTGCGAGTGTGGCTGTGGCAGATTCTCCTGCCAAAGCTTACAATCCCCTTTTCTTATATGGAGAAACTGGGTTGGGGAAGACTCACCTAATGCATGCAATTTCCCATTGTATACTCGATCGTAATCCTTCGACTTCTATAGTATATGTCTCCTGTGAGAAATTCACTAACGAATTCATCAGAGCGATCCAGGAAAACACTCTGGTAAATTTTAGGAAGTTCTATCGAAATGTCGAAGTCCTATTGATCGATGACATTCATTTTCTCGCCGGTAAAGAGCGCATCCAGGAAGAATTTTTCCACACATTCAATGAATTATTCGAATCCCAACGGCAAGTATGTCTTTCAAGTGACCGTCCAGCAGGGGAGATTTCGCATCTGCAGAATCGGCTTGTATCTCGATTTCAGTGGGGAATGGTAACTGATATCCAAGCGCCTGATTTCGAGACCCGTTTGGCAATCCTTCGTAAAAAGGCAAATACTCAAAATTATCAGATTCCGAACGAAATTCTTGAATTTATGGCTGAGCGGATTACGAGGAATGTTCGTCGCATGGAGGGAGCATTGATTAGTGTAGCTCATTATGCGAAGCTAATGGACCAACCTCTAAATATCGAGATTGTGGAAGGGCTCCTTCAGCATTTATTGCAGGAGGATGCACAAAACAAGGTTACGGTAGAAAAGATTCAGAAAAGAGTCGTTGATTTTTTCAATCTTCGGCAGAGCGATATGGTGAGTAAGAGACGCCCAAGTAATATTGCATTTCCTCGTCAGATCGCAATGTACTTGAGTCGCCTTCTGACAAATAACAGCTTGCAAGAGATTGGTGAATCATTTGGCGGGCGTGACCACGGTACCGTTATTCATGCCTGTAAAACTGTAGAGAATATGATGGAGCAAGATGAGACAGTAAGTAGGAACGTAGATTTTCTTGCCAATCAGTTGTCTCAGCAAAACACTTAG
- the lptB gene encoding Lipopolysaccharide export system ATP-binding protein LptB, whose amino-acid sequence MPDNIPSLSVQGIVKEFGRRRVVDGVDIELKSGEIVGLLGPNGAGKTTCFHIVVGLLPATEGLISIGSDDITRTPMYKRARLGVGYLPQETSVFRRLTVEENIRLVAETLVLTRDEIDQVVAHHLDELGLMTLADQKAYTLSGGECRRLEISRALVMSPRFLLMDEPFSGIDPISVSEVQELIVGLKEKDIGVLITDHNVRETLRIVDRAYLMHQGKVILEGSSERLLSDPLSREFYLGERFDF is encoded by the coding sequence ATGCCTGATAATATTCCATCACTTTCGGTTCAGGGGATTGTAAAAGAATTTGGTAGACGGCGGGTTGTGGACGGCGTCGATATCGAGTTGAAGTCTGGAGAGATTGTTGGTCTTCTAGGTCCTAATGGAGCAGGTAAAACGACCTGTTTTCATATTGTGGTAGGGCTTTTACCTGCTACTGAGGGTTTGATTTCCATTGGCTCGGACGATATAACCCGAACCCCGATGTATAAACGTGCTCGTCTTGGTGTGGGCTATCTTCCCCAGGAAACCTCTGTCTTTAGAAGACTTACGGTAGAAGAGAATATCCGGCTAGTAGCTGAAACCCTCGTTCTTACTCGCGACGAAATCGATCAAGTCGTTGCTCATCATCTTGATGAACTTGGTCTCATGACTCTTGCTGACCAGAAAGCTTATACTCTGAGCGGTGGAGAGTGTAGGCGGCTAGAAATTTCTCGAGCTCTTGTTATGTCGCCAAGGTTTCTCTTGATGGACGAGCCTTTCAGCGGTATAGATCCCATAAGTGTTTCTGAGGTGCAGGAGCTTATTGTGGGTCTCAAAGAAAAAGATATCGGGGTATTGATTACCGACCATAATGTACGGGAGACTTTGCGGATCGTAGACCGAGCGTATTTGATGCATCAAGGGAAAGTAATCTTGGAAGGAAGCAGCGAGAGGCTCTTAAGCGATCCTTTGAGTAGGGAATTTTATCTCGGAGAGAGGTTTGATTTCTAA
- a CDS encoding AP-4-A phosphorylase, with protein MDILHSYWRMEYIKAPKDEENWESFFATLPDSKNDREALIILREEYSYLLLNKFPYSPGHLLAVPYREAADLTQLEAMERNDLMETITKGKDLLQRAFNPDGFNIGFNLGSASGAGIPKHLHCHIVPRWSNDINFMPVIGQTRVLPQALDETWEHLQDFC; from the coding sequence ATGGATATACTCCATTCATACTGGCGAATGGAGTATATCAAGGCTCCAAAAGATGAAGAGAATTGGGAGAGTTTTTTTGCGACACTGCCTGATTCGAAGAATGACAGGGAAGCTCTCATCATCTTGCGTGAAGAGTATTCGTATCTATTACTAAATAAATTCCCGTATAGCCCAGGCCATCTTCTAGCTGTCCCATACAGAGAAGCAGCAGACTTGACCCAACTAGAAGCTATGGAACGCAACGATCTCATGGAGACAATAACCAAAGGCAAAGACTTACTTCAGCGAGCATTTAATCCAGACGGCTTTAATATAGGGTTTAATCTGGGTTCTGCATCCGGAGCTGGGATTCCAAAGCACCTCCACTGTCATATCGTACCAAGGTGGAGCAACGACATTAATTTCATGCCCGTCATTGGCCAAACCAGGGTCCTTCCCCAAGCTCTCGATGAAACCTGGGAACATCTCCAAGATTTTTGCTGA